The region tagacatttatcctgttacgcaggatgggcaaattccatctaggtcactcatgtcccttaacatacttcgtggagtacccatcaactgtctttatggtcattctgttacggacaatgtttgatcagtaataaggcactcgaTTCTACATCTAGtgtccatagtggtttcaggttgaagggtgatatacatcattatcaccatgagaataacttatgacactttgcataacattctatatagtattctcataacggatcaatccagtataaatattactcttaatattcatacctatgtttaagacttgataattccttatccatgatccatgagatgtgattatcagtctatatacataatagtctttgTTAAGAAGtgtggttgggcctaactcaaccctacaaaactGGTTGGTAGAGTGAGGGTTTCCCCCACTTATAAAGTCATGTTCAGAccatatattatccgatgtgGGACTATTAACACACACCCTCACGCTTAGGACTAGACAAACTGTAGCGTGGAAATAGATGGTGGGTGACCCGATAGTGGAAACCATAATaggtggcccaccggatcttaaacgaggctctgataccatgttaagaatgtgtggttTGGCCAAACTCAACCCTAAAAAACCGGTtaaaaccggttggtagagtgagggttgtccccacttataaactcatgttcaggccatatattgtctgatgtgggactcttaacacaccctctcacgcccaggactggacatctggagcgtggaaataaatggtgggtggcccgatagtggaaaccatagtaggtggccTACCGAATCTTAAACAAGACtttgataccatgttaagaaGTGTGGTGGGCTTAACTGAACCCTATAAAACCGGTTGATAGAGTGAGGGTTGCCCCACTTATAAAGTCATGTTCAGAccatatattatccgatgtgggactcttaacagtcttaatgctttaatgttatcccacttcacaataaagatcgactacggatactttaagaataatgtccttatatttaatgggatctcatgattaagtcacacttgatacattaaacggactagctattctaaggactttattaaacaaacataataaagaaaaagccttttattattagtaaataattcgatacaagtaccaaaagaTTTGATCTTGAGGAAACCGGGAAAGTATATAGAGTTATAGGGGTGCGAGGATAAGTCTAGGAACACCGATAAAGTTTGACAAAAGAGGTATTACTCGAACACCACAAGTCCCCCAAAGTAAGATGCGAGTCCAACGTGTAGATTTGTACCATAGTACTCGTCTTCTGAGAAGTACTCCCTAAATATTTTATCATGACAGTCCAGCATAATTTAGATTCACATGTCATGTATAATTGGGTTAGAAATAAATAATTTTAGCACCTAAATGATGAAAAAGGCGGTAAAAGGCAACTACATCTTCTAAGTTGAGTAAGCTCACCCGGTTATTCAGGTTAACGGTGGTTGAACCCCAAATATCGTCCCAAAGTGGACAATAAATAAACACACAAAGGTGTGTAATTTCATTGATAAATAAAGAAGGCATTTGTTGCTTATCTGGTGTCTAAACAAAAATTCTCGACCGATCTTGTGCATGTGATGATTATAGTAAATCCAAATTCCTTAATTTTATTATCTGGATGAAAAGAGAAGGAGAAATCGGAAAATAAGATTTAAGTACAAAGCATAGTTTGAGCGGTATCTGAAAGGGAGACTCGGTCCGTAGTCTCACTATGGTTAATGCCCTTGTAAATACCTTTGGTGTCAAATGATTAGAGAGAACTAGATCTTAGCCAATCTGAATGAAAACTCAAGTATGAGTATGAGTAGCTTCATTTTCGTAAGTTTTTCCATCATTGAACCGCATGATCCAAAAATTTGCATTAGCAAGTTTTGTTGCTTGAGGACAATAAATAATCTAAGTTTGAGGGAGTTTGATAAGTGGTTTTCACATCACTTTTATTGGTTGTGTTACTTCGTTATTTTCTTGTTTTTGTCCGATTTACTTtctttttatcatgttttatgCTTAGTAGGATGTTTTTTTGATATTTTTCGGGCTTAAGCAAGAATCTCAGACAAAAGAGGAACCAAAATGAGCAGAGTATGAAAAAGGCGAAAAGTTGGATTTTCCCATACAAATATCAGGAGCCTTCTATGGGTGGCCATAACAGCTACTACGGTCCGTAGCAAGAAGACGCATTTTCCCtgtcttttctttctttttccaGAATTTATATTGTTGTTTTGGGATATGTGCCCTTTCTGATTCAGAATATTTAATTTTGATGAGCATTGATCGGAGATGTTAGATCCATAATTAGAATTTTACTATAAAATCTCATAGCATGTAATAGTTGAGGAGGTTTTTTTTTTCTTCCTATTTTAGTTTTACGTGTTTTATTCAAAGTTCTACTTTATTCATGTACTCAAGTCTTAACTGGAGCACCTAGTTATTTATCTATTCAAGTTATTTCTTGTCAGTCATGTTATATTTACCTTTATTTATCATTATTAATTTACGTTCTTATGATCAATCCTGTTTTCGATTACAAATATTGCTCTGATTATCTTGTTCCTCACCATAAGTTAGTAGTCCATTAGGGACTAAGGGTCGTGAAACTTATCTCATGACTATTCATATGAATATTCAGAAATCAATTACGAGAATTTCATTCACGCGTTATTTAAAACCTGGATTTTTCATTATAACCCTTATACATAAGTAAAGAGTTTTTAGGTACTGATCGTGATCTGAAAGGATATGCATCAGTACCCGAAACCAGTTTTTTAAACAAATAAGTCTGATACAATGAAAGTGTTCAGATGCAATTGAGAAACATTTTATTTTTTATAGTTGCGCAAAGAAAATAATCTCCAACGAATAATTTGGTCATACAAAAAGCAGACGAATTATTCTCCATAGATAGGATAACACGCTGACGAAAGTAGGTGTTGTCCATATTTATATATTTTCTATAACCATTTCGGAATTCTCGTAATAGAAGCGAAAGGATCATATGAATATGTCAGAGTAGGGATCATGAACCCTAAGTCCTATTTGTCTCATAATAATTTAAGTGATTTTCAATTAATTTGTTTTTCCAAAAGTGCTTTTTATTTAAGTTGTTTCTCAAAACACCATTTTTCGGTCactctctctctctatatatatatataccaataGGATAGAAGTCGGTAATCAATTCGTTGGTCTTTACGGTTGGATAACTTTTTTTACTACTTCGCACAACCCAACACTTGCGGCGTGTCAACTTCAATGATATGTTCTCACTTGTTGTAAAGCATAGATCCATTAGAATGTTGTTAGCCATGGTGGCAAAATTCGACCTAGAACTTGAACATATGGATGTGAAGACCACCTTCCTATATGGTaatctagatgaaacaatcctAACGTGAAAACCTAAAGGGTATGCAGAAAGAGGCAAGGAGGATTACATGTGCAAGCCGAATAGGTCGTTATAGGGCCTGAAACAATCTCATCGACAATGGAATAAGAGATTTGGTAAGTTCATGGCACATATAGCTTTAACTAGGATCCAATTCAGTCATTGTGATTACTCAAGATTTTGACCTGCTAGTTCACTTGTTATTCTGttgctttatgtggatgacatcATCATAGATAGAAACAGTGTCAATGATGTACTAAAAGTGAAATTTGAACTTGAAAAGCAATTCGAAATGAAGGATCTAGGAGCTGCCACcaggattcttgggattgacaCCTAAAGAGATAGAAAGCAATCGagattatgcttatctcaagagacatactTAAGGAAGATTCTCGACAAATTAGGTATGTCGAATTCAAAGTCTATCGTAACACCAACAAATCATTAATTCAAGTTGAGTACGACTCAAAGTCCAAGTACTGAAGTCGAAAGAGCCTATACGAATAACATTCCTTATGTTAGTCTAATAGGTTCTTTGAAGTATGATATGGTCTGTATGAGGCCAGAGATAACGTACAGAATGTACCTTGTAAGCAGGTATATGATCAATCTAGGGAAGGCACACTAGAAACCTTTGAAATGGATTCTAAGATATATAAGAAGATCCCTGACTAGGGTCCTGGCTTATGGTGGAGCCATGAGCAATGGCAAAGTTGAAATTGAAGGATTGGTTGACTCTGTCTATGCAGGATATATGGATACCAGAAAATATCTTTCTGGATATGTTTTCACTATGTTTGGTACGTACAATAATCCATTGGAAAGCGACACGTCATAAGATTGTAGCCTtatcaaccattgaagataaATATGTTTTCCTTATTGAATATGTGAAAGAAGCTTTGTGGTTTGAAGGGTTTGCTAAGGAACTGAAACTTCAAGGTCAGGCTATCACTATTAATTGTGATAGTGAAAGTGCCATAAATTTGTCAAAGAATTCAGCCTATCATGAGAGAACCAAACACATTGATGTTAGGCTAAATTTCTTCAGGGAGAAAATCGAGAAACAAGAAGTGAAAGTGCTGAAGGTTTCAACTGAAGATAATGTTGCTAAATGATCACCAAGCCATTTCCTAGTAGCAAGTTCTTTCAATGTATGCACTTGATAAAGTTGTATGATGAAATATAACTTGTTCCCTTGATGTTTTTGGAGTTTGTTCTTAGGTGGAGATTTGTAGTATTGGATTAAACTCCAGTCTCGACAAGGGGGGTCGATTGAGACGAATATGCATGTTATAGTCAAAGTATGTTCAAGCATGCAGTGGTCTAAGTTAGTTATGTTTATGTTATGTAGTAGCTATGTATGTCATGTATGAGAGATATCATCATATATAACCTAATATGCTAGTAGCCTATATATAGGTTGTTCTCTCACTTGTTGTGAGAGAGGGTTGATTGTTATTCACTTATAATCTGTTAACCCTAATTGAGAAAATGAATAGTTCTCTTTCTTCTCCTCCTTCTTCTCTTTTCTCTCTCTTCATGAATTGAGTCCTTTCTTGTTTGTTCAAAGACTCTCTTTTTCACATATTAGTTGTATTTGGCATCGTTTATTTCAACAGACTTAGATTAAGGCTCTTGGAACTAACCACACACTCTACTATTGTTTTCTGTTTCTATTTAGGGAGTTCTCTCATCTTctagaaaagaaaaaaataacaTGTTGTTTTCATATCCTCCTCTAAAGCGAAATATAGGGCCTTAGTTAAGGCCACATGTTAAGCACAATGGCTATTGTAGCTCTTCCAAGACCTTGGCATTCCCCACCCGAAACATGTATCAATATACTATGGTAACAACTCGACAAATCACATTGCCAACAACCAAGTATTTCACAAACACACAATGCACATTGAAAAAGATTGTCACGTGGTTCACGACAAACTTCAAACTAAATAATACACTTGATGCCAATGCATTCATCACAATAGGTTGTATACATTTTTAATAAACCACTTCACCTTGAGTCTTTCGCCACATTATCTAGCAAACTTGGAATACATAACCTACATTACAGATTAAGAAGGGTTGTTAACATAATTAGCCCATTATGTTTATTTCTGTTACACTTAGCCAGTTATTTGTAACAACCTTGGCATACTTTTGTGCTTTTAATTGTATAAATATATGGGTCCAATACTATTGTAAATCAAGTTTATTAGTATAATTTTCTTATCAGCTTCTGctttttatagttttttttaaaTAGTGCCATTATATATTGTGGTATTCAATAAGATGATGAGATGTTTTATTAACCGTGACTACAAAGACTTTAGCAAGAAATGGTGGTGAAGCCTCTTTTACTAAGATTATCATCATCAGTTATAATGGTATTGTGAAGAAGTTTCCAAACAATAGGAGAATTAGTTGTTGGAAGGAAGGAAGGGTTGTCATAATGAAAATTTAGCTATACTCATCGCTTATGGAAATATCTATAAAGATAAAAACTAAAACCCAACAAAAAATACAAagagacataaaaaaaaagtAGAATACTTCAAgatggaagaaaaataaaagatTCACCCGATCATCACTTAGATGTTAGATTAATTCAACTTTTGAGATTTTGGCTAACACATGTGAAGGGTCCAACTATCTACCACTAGTATCTAGTATATACCACATGACTTTACCAACAACTTAGTAAAACAAATTCACTGCCTATGTTGTGAAGAGCAAGAACCTTCATTTTCTTGAACAAGTACAAGGTTGTCATTTTCTTTGTCAATGATGTACAAAAGTGTAGGAGTAGCCAAGAATGTTGGTTTCTTATTCCCAGCCATAATGACTAGGATTTTCTCTTCGTAGACCTTGATGGGTTCTTTAGTTTGAGGGTCACTTTCTTTGTTGTCCAAGTCATCATCATCTTGGCTGTTGTTCCTACAATAAGAGCAAGTTAGTGCCAACAATGCCAATGCTATGAGACCCATAATGGCAGCTAGTCCTCCAAAGAGATATGGGATTGGAGTGTGCCATAGAGAACTTGTGTTGGGGTGTGTGTTTAGCATTGTGGGGGGTATGCTCCTCATTTTCTCTTGTTTCTAATTTGTTCTAGTAAAACAAAACTTTTTGTTAGGAAGAGGAAAGAGATTTAGGAGTAGAGGATGTGAGCTTGAGACAGAAGAAATGGAGAAGTAGGGTACTTATAATGCCAACATTCATGAAGTGGAAGTTTAATTGGGAAGACATTAGATAATTATAAAAAAGAAAGTTCGATCACCTCTTTGATTTGTAATTGTAGCCAACTCGTTAAATCCTGGGACATCAATTAGAAAGTTAATAAGAGGGAGCCAACTTGTTATATCTTGGGACATCAATTAGAAAGTTAATAAGAAGATGTATTTTTACATTGGAATATTTCTTAATAAATAATTCACTTTCTAAGAGACACCGCAAATACTCAATTAAAATTTTAAGATAATAGATTTGTGAGTTATCTTATTTATAAATAGGAATTAAAATTTTAAGATAATAGATTTGTGAGTTATCTAATTTATAAATAGGAATGTTTCTGATGTGGTTTTGATGGTTTTAATGCTAAAACTCATTTGAATCACAAGAGAGAGAAATGTACGGTTTAGTTTGGTTTCattgacttttagaaataaaataaaacaagatTAAATAAAATCAATGCAGTTTGGTTCGGTTAGTTCgattttttattaaaaaaattattaagtCATACAAAATAATATGGATGACAACATAACTTTGTATTTAGTCGTTTATACACTACTACCtctgttttttattataagtctctttggaaaaatattgtggaccacaatataagtcgttttataatatcaatgaatcattaatgttattttttctattatacccttaaatatttattattttttttcttttcaattatATCAATTTCTCTTTCCAATACCAATATTGAAGGACAATTTTGTAAAACTCTTCATAATTTGTCTTTTTATACCACAATTATTACCTTTTTTAATACATATGAAAAGTCAAAAATAAGTTATAATAAAAAAGAGAGGGAGTACCAATTAACATCATAACTCATCATATTTAAAGAAGTTTTCATTTAATATGTAAAAACTAGATTAGACAAAAGTGAAATAAGAAAGATAAAACAATAACATAGAATAATATAAAAAAACATTAtaatgaagaaaaaaaaatagagGAGATTAGAGATTAGTGAAGATGAAAAAAAAAGAACAGGAGAGAGGAGAGATTAGAGGAGAAGTAGCAAGATGTATTTGACGAAGAATGTCCAATACTGCTATGATAGATTTGAGAAGGTCGAAACTGAATTCCTAAATATGAGGAAAAGAAAATCGTTCATAATCGTGACTTTAATGTATAATAGGTTTATGTTTGGATTTGATGTGAATTAAGTGAAATTTTGGTTGTAACTTAATGCGGTTTGATTCGGTTTGTTTCAGTTTGTAAAATACAAATCGTAAACCGAACTAAATCGcatgatttttttaaaatattactCAAACACATCCAAAgcaaatgcggttttttgcgaTTTTCGATTTGCTTTGTTTTGGTTTGCGACTTTCTTTTGCGTTGGTTCGGTTTTGAACACCCCTATTTATAGTTGTTCAAATCTCCATTTTTTAATCAAAGTGAGACTTCTGAACACTTTATCTTTCATCCACGTACACTTGTATTTCCGTTGACACTCTTCAATGGAAGACCTCCTACTCACAATTTGTGGAAAGTATTTTCGATAGAAATGAATCGGTCATTCACTCGAATTAGCTTCTCCTACCACATTTGGGACATCAATTTGGAGGTCCACATGAAGAAGCATTTTTATACTAATCAACACATCTTATCAGAGAGACACACCATATATTCATAAAAAATCTTAAGATAATAGATGTGTGGATTTtctcacttataaatgttcaAATCTTCACTTTTCTAATCAATATAAAACTTCTCGACGTTTTGTTTCTTAAAACTTCTCCATATTTTCTCTAACATTAAATAAATTTGATTATCCATCTTCTTATTGATTATGGATTTTTCTCATTTCATAAATTTATTAGCTGGAAATATTCTACTTGTGTCGATAGTGTAAATGTGCTCGTAGCATAAGAATAAATTGAGATCAGAGAGAAGGAGAGTGCAAATATGTTTGATACCTGAACAAGACAAGATGATGTCACTAGGCAACTGCATTGTCAAGAGTGGGGATCACAAAATAAAGTTAATTTATAATCATAATAAGGCATGAAAGAGGCAATGCCAATATTCTTTAACTTTTTTTATACCATTTACAGCATTGCATTTGGAAAAGGAATGTTTGTAGTGGATGTGTAATATTTTTGCACATTTTGaaagagaaaaatgaaataaatccCCTGCAGCTTTTTATCTGCTGCCCTTTGTCCAGCTTTAATTTTAGCCTTTGGATTATAGTCTAGGATAATAGTCATCTAAAATAATATTTGGTATTGCCTGTCAACGATTGGATCTGAAGCAAGATAATGAGCTGAAGGCAAAGTGCAGGAGAAGATCCATTCACTCCAAATTCATAGTGAGTGATAGCTCTTTACCATATCTCAATAATGAGCAAAGTGCAGGAGAAGATCCATTCACTCCAAATTCATAGTGAGTGATAGCTCTTTACCCATATCTCAACAATTTATTAAAAATGTCAATATTAGTCTGATATATTTTTAACTAATTCGCCATTTTATTTTTTACTATTCATTTCAGATTTTTAAAAATTGCACATTTCATATTTGCAGTTGAAGATTTTGAAAATGACTTATGGTATATTTTTTTCCTTTACTGGATGACTTTACAAAAGATATATGGTTTATACTTAAATAAGTTCTAGAATACTTATTAAAGGAGTTCTGATTTCCTTTGAAAAATCGTATTGTACTGAAACACTTTTCAAATGTGTTCCGGTTTATTTGTTTATGTGTATTGAAACTCTTGTAGACATGATATCTGGTGTATGATTTTTGTGTACCATAACACTTTTATCAAGATGTCTGATTTGCTTTTTAAATTTATTTCTTTTACAATTTTTTTATGTTGCAGATATGGAAATTCCTCCACAAATATGCGATAAAAAACAAATATATGTAGATACATCTGATGCAATTTCAACTACTCAAAGATTTGGTAAACAAGAAGAGGTGATAAGGTGGATTAAAGAGGTTAGAATCCAAAATGAAGTAATTGTTATTATCACTCTTTCAGATACCGAAAcaggagagagagagagagagagagagagagagagaggtaaaaaataatatttggttgtgataaaggtgggaaatACAAGGATACATACAGTGGAACACAAAGTGCGACTAAAAAATATGGGTGCCATTCAAAATCAGGTTGATTCCGACGAAAGATGGGTCTGGATGGAAGGTTGATGTAAAATATGGAGTTCATAACCATGGTTTACCggatagattagaaggtcatttCTTTGTTGTTAGGTTAATCACATATGAGAAGAGCATATTGttgatttgacaaagagacatgtTCCACCTAGATACATATTACTTTCCTTGCAAGAAAAAGAGATGTCTTAGAAGTTGTGAGAGAGATATTATGGGCCCATTCAGATTTTGTTAATTTGTTGGAAAAAAAATCCTATTATGTTAGTTATGGACAACACCTATAAGGCAAACAAATATAGGCAACCTCTGTTTGAAATTGTTGACATGAAATCAATCGAGTTTACAATTGATGTCGCATTTGCGTATATgaagtaacaaaataatatttgattgtgataaaggtgggaaatACAAGGATACAGATAGTGGAATACAAAGTGCGACTAAAAAATGTGAGTGTCATTCAAAATCAGGCCGACTCTGGCGAAAGATGGGTTTTGATGGAAGGTTGGTGTAAAATATGGAGTTCATAAccatggtttacctgatagattagaaggtcattcctttattggtaggttgaccacatGTGAGAAGAAGCATATTGctgatttgacaaagagacatattgctttccttgcaagagCGAGATCTGGAGAATGTCATTCGGATCTCGCAAACATATAAGCATAAGAGTATGATAGAAAAAAAGATAAGAGGTCCTATaagtgagatacaacatttgtttaagcttatAGAGTGTGCATGCTATGTTTATTGGAGTAGAAAAAGAGACGACTTAGAAGTTGTGAGAGAGATATTATAGGCCCATTCAGATTCAGTTAATTTGTTGAAATTTTTTCctattgtgttagttatggacAACACCTACAAGATAAACAAGCATAGGCAACCtatgtttgaaattgttggcatgaaATCAACCGAGTTTACATTTGTTGTTGCATTTGTGTATATGGAGTCCGAGCAGACAAAGAATTTTTGTTAGGTGTTGGATAAGCTTAAACaattgtttgtgaagaaagatttGTGTAACCAACGcactcaacatcaatatcatcaGCCATCATATAATCAGGAGGTGAGGGTGGAACATATTTCCTGTATCCAAACTGACTTATACATCTTCTAGGCAAGTATGAAACAACTGTGTCACCCCACTTCAGAAACCCCCTTGTATGAGAGAAAGACATCCCAAAATAAAGCATCTACTATTCGGAGATTGGTGAACCTCAAGTACAGAGAAACCAAGAGTGTTTCTGAACGCTTGAGTGATTTGCAAAGATTGATAAATCAACTCACCAATACGGAGATGGTGCTTGAAGATGAATTGCAAGCATTATTATTACTAATTCATTTTCCATACAATTGGGACACACTTGTGGTTTTTTTAGTAACTCGGTACCACAAGGTGTTCTAACAATGGACATAGTAAAAGATAGCATGTTTAATGAAGACTCAAGACAGAAGGAATAAAGAATGTTGTAA is a window of Lathyrus oleraceus cultivar Zhongwan6 chromosome 6, CAAS_Psat_ZW6_1.0, whole genome shotgun sequence DNA encoding:
- the LOC127093334 gene encoding protein GLUTAMINE DUMPER 5 translates to MRSIPPTMLNTHPNTSSLWHTPIPYLFGGLAAIMGLIALALLALTCSYCRNNSQDDDDLDNKESDPQTKEPIKVYEEKILVIMAGNKKPTFLATPTLLYIIDKENDNLVLVQENEGSCSSQHRQ